The Clostridia bacterium DNA segment AGAAAAGATATTTCGGCTGCTATTTCTTTGTTTACATTCCGAAATAATCCGGCTGAAATTGTTGAACCAGACCTCGAAATACCAGGAAAGATGGCTAAACACTGCATCAAACCAATAAACAATATGTCTAGTACTCCAACATTGTCACGGGTTTTCCCCATATATCCAATGGTATTTTTGGACTCAGCCAAGCTACTTAGATATAAGACTACAGCAGTAAAGAGAAATGCAGGTCCTAAAAGATTTGCAGATGCATACACACTTTTAAAGAAATCTGAAAAAAGCACTCCGACGATACCGGCTGGAACAGCTGTAAGAAGAATCAACATGTTATAGCGGGAAAAGGGCTTTTTCAACATGGTGCGAATTCTTTTTTGGTAATAAAAAAGAACCGAAAAAAGGGTACCCAAGTGTAAGACAACGTCCAACGACAGTGCTGCTTCATTGATGCCGAACCACTGCTGAAAAATGATGAGATGGCCAGAACTGGATACCGGCAGGAATTCTGTAAGGCCTTGAATGACCCCCAGTAGGATAACTTTCAATAGTTCCATAGATGCCTCCTTGATTTCGTCTTTAACATTATATCAAAAGAGTTATATGGAAAGAAGGGGCTAATTACGTTATAATTTAGTCAATTGAGAAAAAGGAGCAAAATTTGTATGGCACAATGGTTTTCAAGGAATAAGAAATTGAAACCGGAGCAAGCGCTTGTATTCGGTTTCCTCATACTGATATTGGTCGGTTCTGCTTTGTTGTCTCTACCTATAGCGACTGCTTCGGGAGAATCTACTTCCTATCTAGATACTTTATTCACATCCACCTCAGCTGTTTGTGTAACTGGATTGGTGGTATATGACACAGGAACTCACTGGAGTGGCTTTGGTCAAGCATTGATTCTTTTGCTGATTCATATCGGCGGTTTAGGATTCATGACCTTTGGTGTACTATTTGCGATCTTGCTTGGGCGTAAAATAGGACTTCGTTCTAGGCTCTTATTACAAGAAGCCTTGAGCGAGTTTACCTTGCAAGGGGTCGTTAAGTTGGCAACCAGGGTACTGATGATAACCTTGGCCATTGAATTGTCTGCAACCTTTCTGCTGGCTTTGAAATTTGTGCCTGATTTAGGTTGGAAACAGGGCTTATGGGTTTCTTTCTTTCATGCTGTTTCCGCTTTTAATAATGCAGGTTTTGATATTTTCGGGTCAATCAATGGGCCTTTCAGTAGTATTACATCGTATATGAGTGATCCAATAGTCGTTCTAACACTTGCCTTGCTATTCATTGTAGGTGGTATTGGATTTACGGTCATGATTGATGTCGTCAAAAAGCATCGTTTCAGAGATCTTGTATTACATACTAAATTAGTATTGTATACGACAGCACTTCTCATACTAGTAGGTACGGTACTGATTTATTTGCTTGAGATTCACAATGCCCAAACTTTAGGGAGCATGAGCATCTCAACGGGGATAATGAATGCCTTCTTCCAAGCTGTGACACCTAGAACGGCTGGATTTAACAGTATTCCAATTTCGTCAATGACCATGGCCTCACAATTCATCATCATCATACTGATGTTTATTGGGGCTTCACCGGGTTCGACTGGTGGTGGTATAAAAACGACTACTTTTGCAACTATTTTGGCTGGAGCAACTACCATGCTAAGCCAAAGAAAAGATGTTGTTCTATATAACCGTAAGATACCTGAAGCGCAGATTAGTAAGGTGTTTTTGATTTTGGTGATATCTCTTGGTGTGATCTTGTTTAATACATTTCTTCTTTGTATTAGCGAACAAGCGGAATTTTTAGAGATATTCTTTGAAGTCGTTTCAGCGTTTGGAACGGTAGGGCTTTCTATGGGCATCACGACACACTTATCAAGCATGGGACGTGCCATTATTATTGTGACGATGTTTATTGGCAGATTAGGACCAGCTACCGTGGCTTTTGCTATTGCTAGGGATCGCAAAAAGACAGATATTGGTTTCCCTGAAGAAAAAATTATTTTAGGGTAGGAATATGGACAATAATCTATATGGATATAGTATTGAAGAATTGACAAGTTTAATGAAAAGAGAAAATCTGCCACGTTTTCGAGCCAAGCAGATATTCAATTGGATACAAATAAACCATGCTTCCAGTTTTACAGAAATGACGAATATTCCCAAAACAATTGCTACTAGGTTGGAGGATGCAGGTTATTCTTGTACATTGCCAACTGTACTACAAAAAAGCATCTCTGATGACCAGATGACCATTAAATGCTTGCTTGAATTAGAGGATGGGCAACAGATTGAAACAGTACTTATGCGTTACCACAGAAGTAGTGCGCGTAATAGAAATACAGTATGTGTGAGCTCTCAAGCAGGCTGTGCTATGGGGTGTCCATTTTGTGCTACTGGAAATGCTGGATTTAAGAGGAATCTGAGTACTGCGGAAATCGTAGGGCAAATTGCACTTATGAACAAATTGCTACAAGAATTAGAAGCAGAAGAGAACGTTACAAATGTAGTATATATGGGTATGGGTGAGCCACTCAACAATTATGAACAAGTGGTCCGTTCCATCCGTTTATTAAATGAAGACCAAGGTCTTAATATCGGGATGCGTAGAATCACTGTTTCAACTTGTGGACTAGTGCCACAAATTTTAAGACTAGCAGAGGAAGGCATGCAAGTTACCTTGGCTGTTTCATTGCATGCGACAACAAATGCGAAACGAGACATATTGGTTCCTGTGAACAAAAAGTACCCATTAGAAGTGCTTTTAAAGACTTGTGAGAGATATTATGAGACAACTAAGCGAAAACTTACCTTTGAATATACTCTTATTGAAGGAGAAAACGACAGTGAACAAGATGCAAGGAATTTGAAAAGCCTACTAAGGAACTTACATTGTAATATCAATGTCATTCCTCTAAATGTAGTAAGTCATGCCGACTACAAAAGGTCTCATTTCGCTCAGCATTTTGCAAAACGCTTAAATGACATGAATCTAGAAGCATTTATCAGGGAAGAAATGGGTCTAGGTATAGACGCAGCCTGTGGTCAATTAAAAGGCAACGGAGGAAAATGAATGAATATTCAGGTATTCAGCAAGACGGGTTCTGTACGCCTACACAATGAAGATAGCTACGCATATGATAAGGAAAAGAAAATTTTTGTAATTGCAGATGGTATGGGTGGGCATAAAAAGGGAGAAATCGCCTCCTCGATGGCGGTTAAAACCGTAATGCAAGAGCTCACCAGTAAAGATCCAAAAGAGATCATAGAAGCAATTGAAGAATCGATGCTTACCGCTAATCAGGCAGTATATGCACATGCGATAACACATCCGGACCACAAAGGCATGGGCACGACCTTGACCGTGGTCCATTTTGTTGCTAATAAGCTGTATTGGGGCCATGTGGGAGACAGTAGAATATATTTATTCCACGATGATAAATTGACTCAACTAACGAAGGACCATACCATGGTAGAAGAGTTGGTAGAAATTGGAACCATTTCTAGTGAGCAAGCAAAGAATCATCCGAAAAAAAATGTGCTCGTAAAAGCCTTAGGAACACAAAAGGAAGTAGAAGTGGATACTGGATGTGCAGAGGTTGCAATGGGAAACATCATCGTTATGATGACAGATGGTGTCTATGAATATATTGAGGAAGATATGATGGCTGCACTTTTAAAAGAGGAGCCACTACTCCAAGTAGAAAAAAGAATTGATGAAATTATCTGTGAGGGTGGAGCAAAGGATAATTATACACTACTTATGGTCGGACTAAATTAGGTGATAAGATGAATTTAATTGGAAAAGTTTTTTCAAAAAGATATGAGGTAAAGAAACGCATAGGAGCAGGCGGTATGTCTATCGTCTATCTAGCGGAAGACATTTTGCTAAATCGGTCTGTTGCGGTAAAAATTTTACGTGACCAATATGCTGATGATGATCGGAACATCCGTTTCTTCCAAAATGAAGCTAGATCCATTGCGGCTCTTTCCCATCCCAACATCGTGAAGATATATGATATTGGTAAGGAAGATCAATACTATTTTATTGTGATGGAATATCTTGAAGGAGAAACCCTCAAAGAAGTAATACAAGATAAAGCTCCGATGAATCCTATTGAGGCCATCAACCTTATCCGAAGCATACTTAAGGCTCTGGAGCATTCCCATAAGAAGGGGATTATTCATCGTGACATCAAACCACATAACATAATGCTGGACAAAGCACATAAAGTTAAAGTGACAGATTTTGGAATAGCGAGAAATGCGGGAGCATCTACCGTTACTTATTCAGGACAGATGGTAGGCTCCGTTTACTATATTTCTCCAGAACAAGCCAAGGGGGAAAGAACTACCTTCGCAACAGACATCTATTCTACTGGTGCTATGCTTTACGAGATGCTTACGGGAAAGGTTCCATTTACTGGAAGTAATCCAGTTAGTATTGCTTTATCACATGTTGAAAAGCAGGCAAGACCTATGAGCGATTTTAATAAAAAGGTCCCAGAGTGCCTTGAAGAAATCGTCGAAACAGCTATGATGAAAAATCCGAAAGACCGTTATTCTTCAGCTATGGAAATGGCTAGGGCACTAACACAAGCAAAAATGCTCATTGAAAGTGGAAAAGCTAAAGTTCGAAAAGAACGAATAAAAATTGGAAAATGGAAATGGCTAGGTGTGCTAGCCGGGTTATTTGCAATTCTAATTCCAATATCTATGGCTGTAGCCAATTATTTTGCTCCAGTTGCTGTACCCGATGTCGTAGGGAAACCGCGTACTGAAGCAGAAAGCATTCTTACCGATGCAGGATTTGCTTTTAAAATCGATCGTACTATAGTTACCACTGATTTTGAAGCCGATATCGTTATGCATCAGGACCCCAAAGCCGACCAAAAAGTAAAAACATCTAGAACGATTCTTTTAACCCTGAGTGAGCAACCGGAACTGTTCATTGTTCCAGATGTTGTCGGAAAAATGGAACGGATTGCTACTGTTGCAATAGAAAATGCAAGATTGAAAACTGTTATTGTACACGACTATTCTTCAGATATAACCATACCCGTAGGGGCTGTCATTAAGCAGGAACCGCAGGCAGGCTCAAAATTATTAGAAGATTCAGAAATAGTACTAACCATCAGTGATGGGATAAAACCAGGACTGATAACCATGGAGGATTTAAAAGGCAAAACTTTTGCGGAAGCAGAAGATTACTTGAAAACAAATAACCTGAAGATGGGTGAAATAAGCTACGAGAGTTCACCGTTATATTTTCTTGGAACAGTCATGGATCAAAGTGTCGTTGCAAAAACTGAGATTCCATCCGGTACGACAGTAAATATTGTCATTTCTAGAGGTCCTGGCATAGAAGTGCAGGAAAAGGAAATATCCTTCACACTACCAGGAATCAAAATGAGTGAGGTTACGATTGTTGTAACCGATTTAAGCGGTACGCATGAAGAATATCGTGACAATCATAATGGTGGTGAACCTTTACAGTTGACCATAAAGCATTGGGGTGAAGGAAGCGCAAGTGTTTACCAGGACGACCAGCTTATTATGACGGTGGACCTGCCATAGGAGGAAACAGATTTGCAACAAGGTGTCATATTACGAGGTTATAGTGGTTTCTATTACGTGAAGCTTGAGGACCGGGTGATGGAATGCTCTTTACGCGGTCGCACAAAGAAGAAAACAAAGAGCTTTTATCCTGGGGACGTAGTTTGGATAAGTATAGAAAATGAGAAACAAGGTGTTATTGAAAAAGCAGAGCCTCGAAAAACGCTTCTTTTAAGGCCGCCAGTAGCCAATGTAAGTCTTTTGGTAATCGTGATGTCACTAAGTTACCCTGAGGCAGAACTTACCTTATTAGACCGTCTTCTGGTTCTTGCTGAGCATGCTGGAATACGTCCGCTAATTGTGCTAAGTAAGTTAGATATTGCAAACCAAGCCAGAGCTGAAGAAATTATGGCTGATTACCGTTCTACTGGGTATACCTTCATCGCAACTAGCATCACAGACCTGGTCGGTATGGATGAATTGATGAATGAATTGGTCGGCGAGACTACCGTGTTTGCTGGTCAATCCGGTGCAGGTAAAACCAGTTTAATGAACCTATTATTACCCGAAATGCATCTAAAAACGGGTACACTTGGTGATAAGAGTAAACGAGGAAAACATACAACGAGACATATTGAACTGTTTGACTATAAAGGTGGATATTTAGTAGACACACCCGGTTTTAATCGACTTTATGTTCCTGAGATGGAAGAAAGCCAATTGCCACATTGTTTTCCGGAATTTAGTCCATATTTGAATCGATGCAGATTTGCCACATGCCTGCATTACAAAGAACCCGATTGTTGCGTAAAAGATCATGTGAATGAAAGAGACATAAGCACAAGAAGATATCAAAATTATCTTCAATTTTTAGAAGAAATCAAAAATAAGGAGAAACGATATAATGATTAAGATTGGACCTTCTTTATTGGCTGCGGATTTTCGTAAGCTAGCTGAAGATATTAGACGTGTGGAACTAGGAAAAGCAGATTATTTGCATCTCGATATTATGGATGGGCATTTTGTTCCCAATATTAGCTATGGTCCCGATGTAGTTAAACAACTCCGCCAGGACTCAGCGCTTTATTTTGATGTTCACCTTATGATTGAAAACCCAGATTTATATCTACAAAATTTCAAGGATGCTGGAGCAAACCTTATTACGGTCCATCAAGAAGCGTGTGTGCATTTACACCGCACAATCCAGTGCATCAAGGAAATGGGACTAGATGCCGGAGTCGCGCTAAATCCAGCCACACCAGTATCTGTACTGGAAGAAATCATCAATGATTTAGACTTAGTACTCATTATGAGTGTCAATCCCGGATTTGGCGGACAAAAATTTATACCTAGGTCTGTGGAAAAAATTAAAAAGTTGAAGCAATTGATTGATCAAAGCGGCTCAAAGGCCAAAATACAAGTGGATGGTGGGGTCAATATTGAAACAGCCAGCTTAGTAGCTGAAGCAGGGGCAACCTATTTGGTTGCTGGATCCGCAATATATAAGCAGGATGATGTACAAAAAGCAATTTCAGATATTCGCTCTTCGGCAGAACGTGCTATTGATTGATTTATGATGATGTTGTGATATACTAAGAGAAATTAAATATTTCGGGGATAGGTGTAATTCCTTACCGGCGGTATAGCCCGCGAGCCTTCTTGGTTGATTCGGTTTGATTCCGAAGCCGACAGTTATAGTCTGGATGATAGAAAAATTGAATGATTCCCTGCCTTGCAGGGTTCTTTTTTTTCTCACCCGAAAAAAAAGGAGGAAATATGAACAGTACTAGTAAAACACGAAAAATGATTCAAATCACAATGTTAGCGGTTATATCTTTCCTATTGGTCTACTTTGTAGAATTTCCTTTGTTGGCAGCAGCTCCTTACCTTAAATACGATCCGAGCCAAGTACCAACTTTAATTGCATCCTTTGCCTTCGGGCCCATGGCCGGCTTGATTGCTGAAGTCATAAAATCCTTTTTGTTTTTCATATCAGGAAAATCAACTTCTGGAATCGTAGGAGTATCGGCTGCACTTGTAGCAGGCGCATCCTTCACCATGGCTGCAGGCCTAGTCTATAAGTTCAAAAAAACTAGAAAGGGAGCCTTGCTTGCCCTGATTATCGGAACGTTGGTAATGACGGTTGCCATGGCCATAGGGAATAAATATATATTTTTACCTTTATGGGGAATACCACAGCAGGGTATAAACGGTCTCGTGAAAACTGTTATTCTTCCTTTTAACTTAATCAAAGGCTTAATTACATCAATCATAACCTTTATGTTGTATAAGAGGATTCATAAAATTTTGGGATAAAAGAAAGCGGCTTTCCTAAAGGAAAGTCGTTTTTTCTTGAAAAGCCTTTTTCTTAAAGATATTTTGTGATAGCTTTACTATGGTTGCAAGCAATTGAAAAATAAAGAGGGTAAACATAATATGACAGAAATATACTTAATAAGACATGGGCAAACTACTTGGAACAATGAACGTCGTTTTCAAGGTCATACAGATATTGAGTTAGATAAAGAAGGAATTGCACAAGCAAACCGCTTAAAGGAAAGATTACGTGATGTGCATTTTGATGCTTTCTATTCAAGCGATTTAATCCGTGCAAACAAAACGGCTAACATCGTAGCCCAAGATAGAGGGATGCCTGTACATATTTTAAAAGAAGTTAAAGAAATAAAATTTGGTGAGTGGGAAGGTAAAAAATTTTCCGAAGTAATGGGTGGAGAACAGAATTTCAAAAAATGGCACGATGATTCCTCACTAAAGATGGTACCTGGGGGAGAAAGAGCAGAAGAAGTCCTAAACCGAGTAGAGGGTGCCATACAGCACATTTTAAGAGTACATCCAAAAGAGCGGGTTGCTGTATTTAGCCATGGAGGACCTATCCGCTATATGCTAATCAGCTGTTTGAAAATGCCGATTGAAATGTGTTGGAAAATTGATATAGGCAACACATCCATCAGTGTAATGCGCTGGGAAAACAATAACTTTCACTTACACTGCATAAATGATTGTGCACATTTGTAATAAGGGGTTTAAATTTGGTAGCTGAGTGGTTATAATTATTTAGTATGGCGAGGTAACGATGAGAATTATTGCAGGAAAAAAAAGGGGTTTAAAACTCCAAGCACCGAAGGGGATGAACACGCGACCTACAACGGATCGGGTCAAGGAGAACTTGTTTAATATCCTACAGAATGAAGTCAGTGGAAAAAAGGTTTTGGACCTGTTTGCAGGTACAGGAGCCTTGGGTATAGAGGCTATGAGTCGAGGTGCAGAAAACGCTGTCTTTGTTGAGAGAGACCGCCAAACATTCGTCCAATTATGTGAAAATTTGCATAAAGTCGAAGATTTGTGTTGTCTAGACGCAATACAAAAGGACTCATTTTCCTTTTTAAACGATTGTAAAAAGCAGTTTGATTTGGTTTTTTTGGATCCACCGTATAAAAAAGGCTTGGCTGTACGTGCTACTGAAATTCTTATTCAACGAGAACTCCTCATAGCTGGTGGACTCATTGTGCTAGAAACGAATCAGGGTGAAGAGTTGTTTTCAGAAAATGAATTGTCTAGACTAGGACTAGGAATTAGAAAAAGTGTACGCTATGGCAATACCTGCATAACAATTTTAGAAAAGATTTAACAAAGGGCTTTTAATGGCCTTCTTAAATAAGGATCGAATAAAGAAAATACCTTTAGGAGGAAAAGCATGGATGCATTGGCTTTGTTAGAACAAATTGAGGACATCATCAATAACGCAAATCGTAGTTTTTCTGGGACTGCTATCAAGATAAACAGTCTAGAAATGCAAGGTCTGATTGAAGATTTGCGACAAGCGTTGATTGAAGAAGTACGGCAAGCAAAAAAAATCATTCAAGATAAGGACAATATTTTAAGTGAAGCTCAACAAGAGGCCTCATCCATTATGGAAGAGGTTGAAGAAAATATCAGTACTTTGATTGATGAGAATAAAATTGTTGATGAAGCAAATAAAGAGGCTGAACGAGTACTGGCGGAAGCAACGGAAAAAGCGGAAAAAATCAGTTCTGGTGCCAAAGATTACGCAGATGGTGTATTGGCTAACCTTCAAGGACATCTAAAACAGACTTTGGAGACGGTAGAACGAGGCCGAACTCAATTGCGTGAGCATGATGAATAGGATAGATAATTCTTTTACTAAAGAAATAATATATTCACTGGGAGGAAAGTAATGAAAATATTAGTATTAAACTGTGGTAGCTCGTCTATCAAGTATCAATTGCTGGACATGGATAACGAGAAAGCAATTGCCAAGGGCTTGGTGGAACGAATTGGTTTGGATGGTTCCAAATTAACCCACAAAGCAAATAAGGAAAAATATGTAATTGAGCAACCAATTGCAGAACATGTAACTGGTATTCAATTGATTCTTAAGGCTTTAACCGACAAGGATATGGGTGTCATCACCACAATTGAAGAAATCAAGGCGGTAGGACACAGAACTACTCATGGTGGTGAAAAATTCAGCGAGTCCGTTAAGGTTGACGATGCTGTCTTACATTCTCTAGATGAACTTAGTGAATTGGCACCATTACACAATCCACCTCAAATCAAAGGCATCAAAGCAATCCAAGAAGTGTTGCCTAATGTTCCAAACGTGAGCGTTTTCGATACGGCTTTCCACAGCAGTATGCCTCCAGAGGCTTATATGTATGCCATACCGTATAAATACTACACGGACTTTGGCATTCGCCGCTATGGCTTCCATGGACATTCTCACCAGTATGTTTCTAAAAGAGCTGCAGAAATGTTGGGAAAAGATATAAAAGATCTGAAAATCATTACCTGTCATTTGGGCAATGGCGCTAGTTTAGCAGCTGTGAAAAATGGTGTATCCATAGATACTTCCATGGGTTTCACACCCCTACCTGGTTTGGTAATGGGTACTAGATGTGGCGATATTGATCCAGCCATCATTTTTTATCTAAGCAATAAGGAAAACATCGATTGTCAAGAATTGGATTCCATACTTAATAAAGAAAGCGGTGCATTAGGCTTATCTGGCATTTCTAGCGATTTCCGGGACTTGGAAGAAGCCTCTAGCGAAGGAAATCAGCGTGCGAAAATGACATTGGATATTTTCCATTACAGAATTAAAGGCTATATTGGAAAGTATGTTGCTGCCATGAATGGTGTTGATGCAATCGTATTTACAGCTGGAATTGGTGAAAACTCAGTACATACTCGTTCGGAAGCCTTAAAGGATTTGGATTTCTTAGGTATCAAAATTGATCCAGAGAAAAACAAGACGCGTGGAGAAGAAAAAATTATTTCTGCAGATGATTCTAAAGTGAAAGTTATGGTCATTCCTACCAATGAGGAATTGGTTATTGCACGTGAAACACTACGAATCGTAGAATAGGACTTGTCAAATGTCGTGAGCTTC contains these protein-coding regions:
- a CDS encoding ECF transporter S component, producing the protein MNSTSKTRKMIQITMLAVISFLLVYFVEFPLLAAAPYLKYDPSQVPTLIASFAFGPMAGLIAEVIKSFLFFISGKSTSGIVGVSAALVAGASFTMAAGLVYKFKKTRKGALLALIIGTLVMTVAMAIGNKYIFLPLWGIPQQGINGLVKTVILPFNLIKGLITSIITFMLYKRIHKILG
- a CDS encoding Stp1/IreP family PP2C-type Ser/Thr phosphatase, whose product is MNIQVFSKTGSVRLHNEDSYAYDKEKKIFVIADGMGGHKKGEIASSMAVKTVMQELTSKDPKEIIEAIEESMLTANQAVYAHAITHPDHKGMGTTLTVVHFVANKLYWGHVGDSRIYLFHDDKLTQLTKDHTMVEELVEIGTISSEQAKNHPKKNVLVKALGTQKEVEVDTGCAEVAMGNIIVMMTDGVYEYIEEDMMAALLKEEPLLQVEKRIDEIICEGGAKDNYTLLMVGLN
- the cobC gene encoding alpha-ribazole phosphatase encodes the protein MKNKEGKHNMTEIYLIRHGQTTWNNERRFQGHTDIELDKEGIAQANRLKERLRDVHFDAFYSSDLIRANKTANIVAQDRGMPVHILKEVKEIKFGEWEGKKFSEVMGGEQNFKKWHDDSSLKMVPGGERAEEVLNRVEGAIQHILRVHPKERVAVFSHGGPIRYMLISCLKMPIEMCWKIDIGNTSISVMRWENNNFHLHCINDCAHL
- a CDS encoding Trk family potassium uptake protein, with protein sequence MAQWFSRNKKLKPEQALVFGFLILILVGSALLSLPIATASGESTSYLDTLFTSTSAVCVTGLVVYDTGTHWSGFGQALILLLIHIGGLGFMTFGVLFAILLGRKIGLRSRLLLQEALSEFTLQGVVKLATRVLMITLAIELSATFLLALKFVPDLGWKQGLWVSFFHAVSAFNNAGFDIFGSINGPFSSITSYMSDPIVVLTLALLFIVGGIGFTVMIDVVKKHRFRDLVLHTKLVLYTTALLILVGTVLIYLLEIHNAQTLGSMSISTGIMNAFFQAVTPRTAGFNSIPISSMTMASQFIIIILMFIGASPGSTGGGIKTTTFATILAGATTMLSQRKDVVLYNRKIPEAQISKVFLILVISLGVILFNTFLLCISEQAEFLEIFFEVVSAFGTVGLSMGITTHLSSMGRAIIIVTMFIGRLGPATVAFAIARDRKKTDIGFPEEKIILG
- a CDS encoding undecaprenyl-diphosphate phosphatase; this encodes MELLKVILLGVIQGLTEFLPVSSSGHLIIFQQWFGINEAALSLDVVLHLGTLFSVLFYYQKRIRTMLKKPFSRYNMLILLTAVPAGIVGVLFSDFFKSVYASANLLGPAFLFTAVVLYLSSLAESKNTIGYMGKTRDNVGVLDILFIGLMQCLAIFPGISRSGSTISAGLFRNVNKEIAAEISFLNSIILILGANVLEVPALLSGNINISIVQLFAGFLASALSGYLAISFMIKLLQKHSLRPFAYYVAALGLFILLDGSVLHLIF
- a CDS encoding protein kinase, translated to MNLIGKVFSKRYEVKKRIGAGGMSIVYLAEDILLNRSVAVKILRDQYADDDRNIRFFQNEARSIAALSHPNIVKIYDIGKEDQYYFIVMEYLEGETLKEVIQDKAPMNPIEAINLIRSILKALEHSHKKGIIHRDIKPHNIMLDKAHKVKVTDFGIARNAGASTVTYSGQMVGSVYYISPEQAKGERTTFATDIYSTGAMLYEMLTGKVPFTGSNPVSIALSHVEKQARPMSDFNKKVPECLEEIVETAMMKNPKDRYSSAMEMARALTQAKMLIESGKAKVRKERIKIGKWKWLGVLAGLFAILIPISMAVANYFAPVAVPDVVGKPRTEAESILTDAGFAFKIDRTIVTTDFEADIVMHQDPKADQKVKTSRTILLTLSEQPELFIVPDVVGKMERIATVAIENARLKTVIVHDYSSDITIPVGAVIKQEPQAGSKLLEDSEIVLTISDGIKPGLITMEDLKGKTFAEAEDYLKTNNLKMGEISYESSPLYFLGTVMDQSVVAKTEIPSGTTVNIVISRGPGIEVQEKEISFTLPGIKMSEVTIVVTDLSGTHEEYRDNHNGGEPLQLTIKHWGEGSASVYQDDQLIMTVDLP
- the rsmD gene encoding 16S rRNA (guanine(966)-N(2))-methyltransferase RsmD; its protein translation is MRIIAGKKRGLKLQAPKGMNTRPTTDRVKENLFNILQNEVSGKKVLDLFAGTGALGIEAMSRGAENAVFVERDRQTFVQLCENLHKVEDLCCLDAIQKDSFSFLNDCKKQFDLVFLDPPYKKGLAVRATEILIQRELLIAGGLIVLETNQGEELFSENELSRLGLGIRKSVRYGNTCITILEKI
- a CDS encoding ribulose-phosphate 3-epimerase gives rise to the protein MIKIGPSLLAADFRKLAEDIRRVELGKADYLHLDIMDGHFVPNISYGPDVVKQLRQDSALYFDVHLMIENPDLYLQNFKDAGANLITVHQEACVHLHRTIQCIKEMGLDAGVALNPATPVSVLEEIINDLDLVLIMSVNPGFGGQKFIPRSVEKIKKLKQLIDQSGSKAKIQVDGGVNIETASLVAEAGATYLVAGSAIYKQDDVQKAISDIRSSAERAID
- the rlmN gene encoding 23S rRNA (adenine(2503)-C(2))-methyltransferase RlmN, which codes for MDNNLYGYSIEELTSLMKRENLPRFRAKQIFNWIQINHASSFTEMTNIPKTIATRLEDAGYSCTLPTVLQKSISDDQMTIKCLLELEDGQQIETVLMRYHRSSARNRNTVCVSSQAGCAMGCPFCATGNAGFKRNLSTAEIVGQIALMNKLLQELEAEENVTNVVYMGMGEPLNNYEQVVRSIRLLNEDQGLNIGMRRITVSTCGLVPQILRLAEEGMQVTLAVSLHATTNAKRDILVPVNKKYPLEVLLKTCERYYETTKRKLTFEYTLIEGENDSEQDARNLKSLLRNLHCNINVIPLNVVSHADYKRSHFAQHFAKRLNDMNLEAFIREEMGLGIDAACGQLKGNGGK
- the rsgA gene encoding ribosome small subunit-dependent GTPase A, whose amino-acid sequence is MQQGVILRGYSGFYYVKLEDRVMECSLRGRTKKKTKSFYPGDVVWISIENEKQGVIEKAEPRKTLLLRPPVANVSLLVIVMSLSYPEAELTLLDRLLVLAEHAGIRPLIVLSKLDIANQARAEEIMADYRSTGYTFIATSITDLVGMDELMNELVGETTVFAGQSGAGKTSLMNLLLPEMHLKTGTLGDKSKRGKHTTRHIELFDYKGGYLVDTPGFNRLYVPEMEESQLPHCFPEFSPYLNRCRFATCLHYKEPDCCVKDHVNERDISTRRYQNYLQFLEEIKNKEKRYND
- a CDS encoding acetate kinase, which translates into the protein MKILVLNCGSSSIKYQLLDMDNEKAIAKGLVERIGLDGSKLTHKANKEKYVIEQPIAEHVTGIQLILKALTDKDMGVITTIEEIKAVGHRTTHGGEKFSESVKVDDAVLHSLDELSELAPLHNPPQIKGIKAIQEVLPNVPNVSVFDTAFHSSMPPEAYMYAIPYKYYTDFGIRRYGFHGHSHQYVSKRAAEMLGKDIKDLKIITCHLGNGASLAAVKNGVSIDTSMGFTPLPGLVMGTRCGDIDPAIIFYLSNKENIDCQELDSILNKESGALGLSGISSDFRDLEEASSEGNQRAKMTLDIFHYRIKGYIGKYVAAMNGVDAIVFTAGIGENSVHTRSEALKDLDFLGIKIDPEKNKTRGEEKIISADDSKVKVMVIPTNEELVIARETLRIVE